Proteins from one Leptonema illini DSM 21528 genomic window:
- a CDS encoding sterol desaturase family protein: METKLITYAIPVFFLLIGIELLYSILSKKRLYRLHDSISDLSTGVGNQIAGLFFKGFTILAYIYLYENVRLFDFGFETPLHAGIAWVSAFLLYDFCYYWMHRMSHEWNLLWAGHVVHHSSEEYNLTVALRQPAFHGLFTWVFYLPLAVVGFDPAFFIVHGQINLIYQFWIHTRAVPKMGFLEWFLNTPSHHRVHHGRNPRYIDKNHGGTLIIWDRLFGTFQEEDEEPAYGIVKPLRSWNPVWANIHHFADLFHFCWHAKSWKDRFQVWFRPPGWRPDNMKDYKFPAEAAVETSEETLYDRFDTRTPPIISYYGLIWFIFATAATFIVLLSIKNLSMTFVAAVSALVVWTLMNVGGMMELKKWAYYSEVIRLIAIGVLPFFVTLTPSWLPFAVVIVSLLSLIVIFMHRRAPGTDITVTLTHQELQKSAM; the protein is encoded by the coding sequence ATGGAAACAAAACTCATCACGTATGCCATTCCGGTCTTCTTCCTGTTGATCGGAATCGAGCTACTCTATTCGATTCTCAGCAAAAAAAGGCTGTATCGTCTGCACGATTCGATCAGCGATCTCAGCACGGGCGTAGGCAATCAGATCGCCGGCCTTTTCTTTAAAGGCTTTACAATCCTCGCCTACATCTATCTGTACGAGAACGTCCGGCTCTTCGATTTCGGCTTTGAAACGCCCCTGCATGCGGGCATCGCCTGGGTGTCGGCATTCTTGCTTTACGATTTCTGCTACTACTGGATGCACCGGATGAGCCATGAATGGAATCTGCTCTGGGCCGGTCACGTTGTGCATCACAGCAGCGAGGAATATAACCTCACCGTCGCCCTCAGGCAACCGGCCTTTCATGGCCTCTTCACCTGGGTTTTCTATCTACCTCTCGCCGTTGTGGGTTTTGATCCGGCTTTTTTTATCGTTCATGGACAGATCAACCTCATCTATCAATTCTGGATTCATACGCGCGCCGTTCCGAAGATGGGATTCCTTGAATGGTTTTTGAATACGCCATCCCACCATCGCGTGCATCACGGTCGCAATCCCCGTTATATTGATAAGAATCACGGAGGAACGCTCATCATCTGGGATCGTCTGTTCGGTACGTTTCAGGAAGAGGATGAAGAGCCCGCTTATGGCATTGTGAAGCCGCTACGCAGTTGGAACCCCGTCTGGGCTAACATACATCATTTCGCCGATCTCTTTCACTTCTGCTGGCATGCAAAGAGCTGGAAGGATCGGTTTCAGGTGTGGTTTCGTCCTCCAGGATGGCGTCCTGATAACATGAAGGACTATAAATTTCCCGCTGAGGCGGCCGTTGAAACCAGTGAAGAGACGCTTTATGACCGTTTTGACACTCGAACACCGCCGATCATCAGTTATTACGGGTTGATCTGGTTCATTTTTGCCACGGCAGCGACCTTTATCGTCCTCTTGAGCATAAAAAATCTCTCAATGACCTTCGTTGCAGCGGTGTCGGCGCTTGTCGTCTGGACGTTGATGAACGTCGGAGGCATGATGGAGTTGAAGAAGTGGGCCTATTACTCCGAGGTGATTCGCCTGATAGCGATCGGAGTGCTTCCATTCTTCGTTACACTGACGCCTTCGTGGCTTCCCTTCGCCGTCGTGATCGTATCTCTGCTGTCATTGATCGTCATCTTCATGCATAGAAGAGCGCCTGGCACCGATATCACCGTTACTCTGACGCATCAAGAGTTGCAGAAGTCCGCCATGTAA
- a CDS encoding patatin-like phospholipase family protein, giving the protein MEELIRSSEMRMIRRGEFLFRRGDASDRIYIVHSGEIGIYQGEKLIALQRRGSICGEVSLLSGSGHSSSARAMFDCSVIVIPGESFVRLIESVPSVGRELIRILSERFRGTLDAPADLHPGRICSVSYPEQEERSGRMVFSLALAVREEGQRVVILTLNESSPLIFEKDRNLIEQLQGPESGRSSDLPVILNLEPLLVDGQEEQLRLNLHDLLSGLRRTFDLVLVDLANRPSPAAQAMLDDADESLVFYRKERPAASVGRAIRETNVDRRQKPGELPVFQGWRMDPVVNGATRRLARQLLQSSRGLCLGGGGARALAHAGCLDVFEQEGLEFDAVSGSSMGAVIGALYALQLPAKEIRKMIGRYLFHSDAILDKRLPFVSFFGGHRLADLLRSVFRGIRIEDMPLPFFCNAADLKSGQMVMFDSGWLDFALRCTVSLPGIYPPVEWNGRTLVDGSVMNNLPGEILRQNGLSHVVGINVSPVADPLSARTGVNRREGLKGVYRFVNLPPILKIVNRSISVANRELLKFRLNDFDFLLNPDVGSFDLFDFHRQREILHAGYEEANRQLNGLREALRLPAGEQRNGNARGSG; this is encoded by the coding sequence ATGGAGGAACTCATCCGCAGCAGCGAAATGCGTATGATCCGGCGGGGGGAGTTCCTCTTTCGCCGGGGGGACGCCTCGGACCGCATCTATATCGTGCATTCCGGCGAGATCGGCATCTATCAGGGCGAGAAGCTCATCGCCCTGCAGCGGCGTGGAAGCATCTGCGGCGAGGTCAGCCTGCTTTCGGGCAGCGGGCATTCGTCGTCGGCCCGGGCGATGTTTGACTGCTCGGTTATCGTCATCCCGGGCGAGAGCTTTGTACGCCTGATCGAGTCGGTGCCGTCGGTGGGGCGGGAGCTCATCCGCATCCTGTCAGAGAGGTTTCGCGGCACGCTCGATGCGCCGGCCGACCTGCATCCGGGGCGCATCTGCTCGGTCAGCTACCCCGAACAGGAAGAGCGATCCGGGCGGATGGTCTTCAGCCTGGCCCTGGCCGTCCGTGAAGAAGGGCAGCGCGTCGTCATCCTGACCCTGAACGAGAGCTCGCCGCTGATTTTCGAGAAGGACCGGAACTTGATCGAGCAGCTACAGGGCCCCGAATCCGGTCGGAGTTCCGACCTGCCTGTCATCCTGAACCTCGAACCGCTTCTCGTCGACGGGCAGGAGGAGCAGCTGCGCCTCAACCTGCACGACCTGCTCTCGGGCCTGCGCCGCACCTTCGATCTCGTGCTTGTCGACCTCGCAAACCGGCCTTCCCCGGCTGCGCAGGCCATGCTCGACGACGCCGACGAAAGCCTGGTCTTTTACCGAAAAGAGCGGCCGGCCGCCTCTGTGGGTCGGGCGATTCGCGAGACAAACGTCGATCGCCGACAGAAGCCCGGCGAGCTGCCTGTTTTTCAGGGCTGGAGGATGGATCCCGTCGTGAATGGCGCCACGCGTCGGCTGGCCCGGCAGCTGCTACAGAGCTCGCGCGGGCTCTGCCTTGGAGGCGGCGGCGCCAGGGCCCTGGCGCATGCCGGCTGCCTTGACGTCTTCGAGCAAGAAGGCCTCGAATTCGATGCCGTCAGCGGATCATCGATGGGAGCCGTCATCGGCGCTCTCTATGCCCTGCAGCTTCCGGCGAAAGAGATCCGCAAGATGATCGGCCGCTACCTCTTTCATTCCGATGCCATCCTCGATAAAAGGCTGCCTTTTGTCAGTTTCTTCGGCGGCCACCGGCTGGCCGACCTTTTGCGAAGCGTCTTTCGGGGCATTCGCATCGAAGATATGCCTTTGCCGTTTTTCTGCAATGCCGCCGATCTGAAAAGCGGGCAGATGGTGATGTTTGATTCCGGATGGCTGGATTTTGCCCTGCGCTGTACGGTCAGCCTTCCGGGGATTTATCCGCCTGTCGAGTGGAACGGACGCACGCTTGTAGATGGAAGCGTGATGAATAACCTTCCCGGCGAGATTCTGCGGCAGAACGGATTGTCGCACGTTGTGGGCATCAACGTGTCTCCGGTCGCCGATCCGCTCTCAGCGCGGACGGGCGTGAATCGACGCGAGGGCTTGAAAGGCGTGTACCGCTTTGTGAATCTGCCGCCCATTCTAAAAATCGTGAATCGCTCGATCTCGGTGGCAAACCGGGAGCTTTTGAAATTCCGATTGAACGATTTCGACTTTTTACTGAATCCCGACGTCGGCTCTTTTGATCTGTTCGATTTTCACAGGCAGCGAGAGATCCTGCATGCCGGCTACGAGGAGGCTAACCGTCAACTGAATGGGCTTCGGGAAGCCCTTCGCCTGCCGGCCGGGGAACAAAGAAACGGAAACGCCCGCGGATCAGGCTGA
- a CDS encoding putative bifunctional diguanylate cyclase/phosphodiesterase has protein sequence MHDLLRKLTLFPLRRLIPILLLVGFSVSLVALLALYRSGYRKNAIDLHRSTAQHSIEVLTHLLENDSQLFEKSFSMLVRPSDTGIVLITDQKGIVQYSNQRLLAGQPVDEVFELLRLARGINRQRIEQSIDAAQTSYIDSGSRQILYRPYRNDMQHGHVIYVLDLSDMLYSFDRNLLSFVLPALAVVGLPLLVFGFLYMRLYHNRLNSLMETTEALSRGELDVRAELFGRDEIAALGERFNRMASKIGTLAYRDSLTGIRNRAAFEEAVQHQLQFNTPGAMIFMDLDGFKYVNETFGHNVGDRMLQLVTGRITSLIPGNGIFARIGGDEFAVFVHDYRDITALQILCDRIIHYVSQDFNIDGIHHHIGVSMGLALFPEDGTTFHELLMHSDLAMYQAKRSGKNTFMMFSDTLRDEMKRKTVLMNYLHHTFRKHLVADDFFTVYQPIIDVDTGMLSHMESLVRWRGKEGMRASTAEIIPLLEESGLIRELGYFVFERVTADFRQIIDELGDSVPDLKITINVSLIQLLDSSFLRQITDIVTRYGLHPQQIIIEITETALMQQPEKMIRILNSMSERGFLFAIDDFGTGYSSLSYLKHLPAAYLKIDQSFVKDISFDERSQVIARSVIVLGKALGLKIIAEGVEDQETAHMVSRLGSDYLQGYFCSRPLPFAETLSLIRGRFRFFVPRPAGEGLPEAHSVDG, from the coding sequence ATGCATGACCTTTTACGTAAGCTTACATTATTCCCTCTTCGCCGTCTGATTCCGATTCTGTTGCTCGTCGGTTTTTCCGTCTCGCTGGTTGCACTTCTGGCGCTTTACAGATCGGGCTATCGCAAGAACGCCATAGATCTGCACCGCAGCACCGCACAGCATTCTATCGAAGTACTCACCCATCTTCTCGAAAACGACAGTCAGCTTTTCGAAAAGAGCTTTTCGATGCTCGTTCGGCCATCCGATACGGGCATCGTGCTGATCACCGATCAAAAAGGCATCGTGCAGTATTCCAATCAGCGCCTGCTCGCCGGACAGCCCGTCGACGAGGTCTTTGAGCTGCTTCGCCTGGCCAGAGGGATCAATCGTCAGCGCATCGAACAGAGTATAGACGCTGCACAGACCTCGTACATCGACTCGGGCAGCCGACAGATCCTCTACAGACCTTACAGAAACGATATGCAGCACGGCCACGTCATCTACGTGCTCGATCTCTCTGACATGCTGTACTCTTTCGACCGGAATCTGCTCTCTTTCGTCCTGCCTGCCCTTGCCGTCGTCGGGCTGCCGCTTCTTGTCTTTGGATTCCTCTACATGCGCCTGTATCATAACCGCCTGAACAGCCTCATGGAAACGACCGAAGCTCTGAGCCGCGGAGAGCTCGATGTGCGGGCCGAACTTTTCGGTCGCGACGAGATCGCCGCTCTTGGAGAACGCTTCAACCGCATGGCGTCCAAGATCGGCACGCTTGCCTACAGAGATTCATTGACCGGCATCCGCAATCGAGCGGCCTTTGAAGAGGCCGTGCAGCATCAGCTTCAGTTCAATACGCCTGGAGCGATGATCTTTATGGACCTTGACGGCTTCAAATACGTCAACGAAACCTTCGGGCATAATGTCGGCGACCGAATGCTGCAGCTTGTAACCGGCCGCATTACCTCGCTGATTCCAGGAAACGGTATCTTTGCTCGCATCGGCGGCGATGAGTTCGCCGTTTTCGTTCACGACTACCGTGACATCACGGCACTTCAGATTCTCTGCGACCGCATCATTCACTACGTGTCGCAGGATTTCAATATCGACGGCATCCATCACCATATCGGCGTCAGCATGGGCCTTGCCCTTTTTCCAGAAGATGGAACGACGTTTCACGAACTGCTCATGCATTCCGACCTGGCCATGTACCAGGCGAAGCGATCGGGCAAGAATACCTTCATGATGTTCAGCGACACGCTGCGTGACGAGATGAAGCGCAAGACGGTGCTCATGAACTACCTTCATCATACGTTCCGCAAACATCTCGTCGCCGACGACTTCTTCACCGTCTACCAGCCCATCATCGACGTCGATACGGGAATGCTCTCGCACATGGAATCGCTTGTGCGCTGGCGCGGCAAAGAAGGCATGCGAGCCAGTACGGCCGAGATCATTCCGTTACTTGAAGAGTCGGGGTTGATCCGGGAGCTTGGTTATTTTGTATTCGAGCGCGTCACGGCCGATTTTCGGCAAATCATCGACGAGCTGGGTGATAGCGTCCCCGATCTGAAGATTACGATCAACGTTTCGTTGATTCAGCTGCTTGACTCAAGCTTTCTACGTCAGATCACCGACATCGTGACCCGGTACGGCCTGCATCCGCAGCAGATCATTATCGAAATCACCGAAACGGCGCTCATGCAGCAGCCCGAGAAGATGATCCGCATCCTGAATTCGATGAGCGAGCGCGGATTCCTTTTTGCCATCGACGACTTCGGCACCGGTTATTCGTCGCTCAGCTACCTCAAGCATTTGCCGGCCGCCTATCTGAAGATCGATCAGTCCTTCGTGAAGGATATTTCCTTCGACGAACGCAGTCAGGTCATCGCCCGCTCCGTAATTGTTCTTGGTAAGGCGCTTGGCCTCAAGATCATCGCCGAAGGCGTCGAGGACCAGGAGACGGCGCATATGGTCTCTCGTCTCGGTTCAGATTATTTGCAGGGATACTTCTGTTCCCGACCGCTTCCCTTCGCCGAGACGCTCAGCCTGATCCGCGGGCGTTTCCGTTTCTTTGTTCCCCGGCCGGCAGGCGAAGGGCTTCCCGAAGCCCATTCAGTTGACGGTTAG
- the murA gene encoding UDP-N-acetylglucosamine 1-carboxyvinyltransferase, which produces MSTDRQIFRVRGGRPLNGVVRPQGNKNEALPVLAAACLTDEALTFENLPDIEDVRQMLEILKAIGVEVRYPDPSRTDLVEVQARTAPASDIPGSLSALLRGSVTLAGPLLARTGRVFLPRPGGDRIGRRRLDTHILALQALGAKIKIFPDGYELTADRLVGADILLDEASVTGTENAVCAAAFAEGETIIRHAACEPHVQNLCHLLVKMGAQIDGIGSNILRVRGVGSLHGATHRIGPDYLEVGSFLALGAVTGGDLWIEDPDIENMRMIRLVFSRLGIEAREELKDGQTCLHVPPDQSREILMDLGGAIPHIDSAPWPGFPADMTSVALVTATQCKGTVLLHEKLFESRLFFTDRLISMGARIVLCDPHRAIIMGPTPLFGAVVSSPDIRAGMAMLIAALCAQGESVIQNINQIDRGFSNIDGRLIALGADIRREEA; this is translated from the coding sequence ATGAGTACGGACAGACAGATCTTTCGAGTACGCGGCGGACGTCCGTTAAACGGCGTCGTTCGACCACAGGGGAATAAAAACGAGGCCCTGCCGGTGCTTGCTGCCGCCTGTCTGACCGACGAAGCGCTCACATTCGAGAATCTGCCCGACATCGAGGACGTACGGCAGATGCTTGAGATCCTCAAGGCCATCGGCGTCGAGGTGCGTTATCCAGATCCGTCGCGCACCGATCTCGTCGAGGTGCAGGCACGCACCGCTCCGGCATCGGATATTCCCGGCTCGCTCTCGGCCCTTCTTCGTGGATCGGTTACGCTTGCCGGGCCGCTTCTTGCGCGCACCGGTCGTGTGTTTCTGCCGCGTCCGGGCGGAGATCGCATCGGACGTCGTCGCCTCGATACGCACATCCTGGCGCTGCAGGCGCTCGGCGCAAAGATCAAGATCTTTCCCGACGGCTACGAGTTAACCGCCGACCGGCTTGTCGGCGCCGATATTCTGCTTGATGAGGCGTCGGTCACCGGAACGGAGAACGCCGTCTGCGCGGCCGCCTTCGCCGAAGGTGAGACGATCATCCGACATGCGGCGTGCGAACCGCACGTGCAGAACCTCTGTCATCTGCTTGTGAAGATGGGAGCGCAGATCGACGGCATCGGCTCGAACATCCTGCGTGTGCGCGGAGTGGGATCGCTTCACGGCGCCACGCATCGCATCGGCCCGGATTATCTTGAAGTCGGATCTTTTCTCGCTCTTGGCGCCGTCACCGGCGGAGATCTGTGGATCGAAGATCCGGATATCGAAAACATGCGCATGATCCGGCTTGTCTTTTCGCGGTTAGGCATCGAGGCTCGCGAAGAGCTGAAGGACGGACAGACATGTCTGCACGTTCCGCCCGATCAATCGCGCGAGATCCTCATGGATTTAGGCGGAGCGATTCCGCACATCGACTCGGCGCCCTGGCCCGGGTTCCCCGCCGATATGACGTCCGTCGCTCTTGTGACGGCGACACAGTGCAAGGGCACCGTGCTTCTGCATGAGAAGCTCTTTGAATCCCGTCTGTTCTTTACCGACCGCCTCATCTCGATGGGAGCGCGCATCGTGCTCTGCGATCCGCATCGCGCCATCATCATGGGCCCGACGCCGCTTTTTGGCGCCGTCGTATCGAGCCCTGACATCCGTGCCGGTATGGCCATGCTCATCGCCGCCCTCTGCGCTCAGGGCGAGTCGGTGATACAGAACATCAACCAGATCGATCGCGGCTTCTCGAACATCGACGGCCGCCTGATCGCACTGGGAGCCGATATCAGGCGAGAAGAGGCTTAG
- a CDS encoding YceI family protein codes for MKFARILPAFFLIVGAPLMAQTPIFKLDPASTVKFHVQATLENVTGSFHTIELESIEFNGRPESLKGRLAVLIDSLETGKTKRDSHLKEADFFDVQKYPKAYVDVLGISEDDGDYYVHFALEIRGIRKEYQEPIQLKADWVGVQAKGTVVVNRKDFGVNGNILTNTIINDEVTLEYNIVLVR; via the coding sequence ATGAAATTTGCCCGAATCCTGCCGGCTTTCTTTTTGATCGTCGGCGCCCCTCTGATGGCGCAGACGCCGATCTTCAAGCTGGATCCGGCCTCTACCGTGAAGTTTCACGTGCAGGCCACCCTGGAGAACGTTACGGGTAGCTTCCACACAATCGAACTCGAATCCATTGAATTTAACGGACGCCCGGAAAGCCTGAAAGGCCGCCTTGCCGTCCTTATCGATAGCCTCGAAACGGGCAAAACGAAGCGTGACAGCCATCTGAAAGAGGCCGATTTCTTTGACGTCCAGAAATATCCGAAGGCCTATGTCGACGTGCTCGGTATCTCTGAGGATGACGGCGACTACTACGTGCACTTTGCTCTGGAAATTCGTGGTATTCGAAAAGAATATCAGGAGCCGATTCAGTTAAAAGCGGACTGGGTGGGAGTGCAGGCGAAGGGAACGGTGGTTGTGAACCGGAAGGATTTTGGTGTGAACGGGAATATTCTGACCAATACGATTATCAACGATGAGGTCACCCTCGAATATAACATCGTATTGGTCAGATGA
- a CDS encoding zinc-binding dehydrogenase, giving the protein MHRHVLFLPRAGNLNDLKMRQEPVGVPTSGSVRVKISHSGLNLADVFACLGLYSATPTGEFVPGLEFSGIVEQVGTPTSELRPGDRVWGFSRFGAYASHIDADPRYLRKIPDGWSLAEAAAFPVQALTAWYGLAELGALHAGQRVLVQSAAGGVGLHALQIVQWKQAHAIAVIGRPEKADLLMKEFGLSADQIVLRPSGWRAGAEFGRRLADALGPSGRQLDLVLDAVAGPFFRPAFERLAPGGRYLLFGAADFMPTGSRRGWLRLAYQYMKRYRPDPLSMISDNRAIFGFNLIWLYDRVDEMAAMLGPMMQLPWRRPVIDSIFPAAKALDALQHLKSGRTTGKVLLEWE; this is encoded by the coding sequence ATGCACCGTCACGTCCTTTTTCTGCCCCGCGCCGGGAATCTGAACGATCTGAAAATGCGTCAGGAACCGGTCGGAGTTCCGACCTCGGGGAGTGTTCGGGTCAAAATCAGCCACAGCGGCCTCAATCTGGCCGACGTATTCGCCTGTCTGGGGCTGTATTCGGCCACTCCGACGGGGGAATTCGTCCCCGGACTGGAGTTTTCGGGCATCGTCGAACAGGTCGGAACTCCGACGTCGGAACTCCGCCCCGGAGATCGCGTCTGGGGGTTCTCGCGATTCGGAGCCTACGCCTCGCATATCGACGCCGACCCGCGCTACCTGCGAAAAATCCCCGACGGATGGAGCCTTGCTGAGGCCGCTGCCTTTCCCGTGCAGGCACTGACAGCGTGGTACGGGCTCGCCGAGCTGGGAGCCCTGCATGCCGGACAGCGCGTGCTTGTGCAGTCGGCAGCCGGTGGTGTCGGCCTGCATGCGTTGCAGATCGTTCAATGGAAGCAGGCCCATGCCATCGCCGTCATCGGCCGACCCGAGAAGGCCGATCTGCTCATGAAGGAGTTTGGACTCTCGGCCGATCAGATTGTTTTGCGTCCTTCGGGCTGGCGTGCCGGAGCGGAGTTCGGTCGCCGCCTTGCTGACGCCTTGGGGCCGTCTGGCCGTCAGCTTGATCTTGTGCTTGATGCCGTAGCGGGCCCGTTCTTTCGTCCGGCCTTTGAGCGGCTTGCTCCAGGAGGACGTTATCTGCTTTTCGGAGCCGCCGACTTCATGCCCACCGGCTCGCGTCGGGGCTGGCTGCGCCTTGCCTATCAGTATATGAAGCGCTACCGACCCGATCCGTTAAGCATGATCTCTGATAACAGAGCCATCTTTGGCTTTAATCTGATCTGGCTCTATGATCGGGTCGATGAGATGGCGGCGATGCTCGGTCCGATGATGCAGCTTCCCTGGCGCAGGCCGGTCATCGATTCCATATTCCCCGCAGCAAAGGCCCTTGATGCCCTGCAGCATCTGAAGTCGGGCAGAACGACAGGCAAGGTTCTGTTGGAGTGGGAGTAA
- a CDS encoding sensor domain-containing protein, whose translation MRESLQELRSLLIRMSQAADTGASFPAESEDLLAEVIDSATRIKRAIAASKNRRYSQMDDRYKQAIHQALIRQSLMGIALIEEERFVFTNHRFCQIFGYTPEELQRLSPMDLAAPEDREIVASNLRRRRPLKNERVSYQARGIHKDGTELTVEIFGSAAAVDGTMIPIVVVEDVTEREKARRDLRESELRMRGIFDNSLVGIVIAQMRNGHIEEVNDHFLQLSGFSREEMIGHTTVELGVWAIPEQRDEMIAHLRKGESLHGFHATLRKKNGELRELLLSARAASLHGIECSVVSTMDITELLKAREDLERQRGRMQAVINLHPSGIALFDSDRRLILWNKRYEELLQYPDHFLKRNDILFDDVVRFNHARGDYPGLTEQEALDFFLEKLEKARTVHLARQHRGDHIFEIDGIPLPGEEALIIYTDITDLSHAEEEMRILANHDPLTHLPNRRQLMDALHAMLSGKRERHTAILLLDLDDFKPLNDRFGHQTGDVFLVEIADRLRRTVRSSDIVARIGGDEFVVLLTGLDPHREQALKEATGIAEKIRSAIGLPYSLTLTDEQAARRYEHACSCSIGIRLLRNETDADMVIQQADTAMYSAKRAGKNQIAFYGGP comes from the coding sequence ATGCGCGAAAGCCTCCAGGAACTACGCTCTCTGCTCATTCGCATGAGTCAGGCCGCAGATACCGGTGCCTCATTTCCGGCCGAAAGCGAAGACCTTCTTGCCGAGGTGATCGATTCGGCAACGCGCATCAAGCGGGCGATTGCGGCATCGAAGAATCGCCGCTACAGCCAGATGGACGATCGCTACAAGCAGGCGATTCACCAGGCCTTGATCCGACAATCTCTTATGGGCATTGCGCTCATCGAAGAGGAGCGGTTCGTCTTCACGAATCACCGCTTCTGTCAGATTTTCGGATATACGCCCGAAGAACTGCAAAGGCTCAGCCCGATGGATCTTGCCGCTCCCGAAGATCGAGAGATCGTCGCCTCCAACCTTCGTCGACGAAGACCGCTTAAGAACGAACGAGTCTCTTACCAGGCGCGAGGAATTCACAAAGACGGAACGGAGCTGACGGTCGAGATCTTCGGCTCAGCCGCTGCCGTCGACGGCACCATGATCCCCATCGTCGTCGTTGAAGACGTCACCGAGCGCGAAAAGGCGCGAAGGGATCTGCGCGAAAGCGAGCTGCGCATGCGAGGCATCTTCGACAACAGCCTCGTCGGCATCGTCATCGCGCAGATGAGAAACGGCCATATAGAAGAGGTAAACGACCACTTCTTGCAGCTCTCCGGATTTTCGCGCGAAGAAATGATCGGTCACACGACGGTTGAGCTCGGCGTCTGGGCCATTCCAGAGCAGCGAGACGAGATGATCGCTCATCTGCGAAAAGGCGAATCGCTGCACGGATTTCACGCCACATTGCGGAAGAAAAACGGTGAGCTTCGTGAGTTGCTTCTTTCGGCGAGAGCGGCCTCACTGCATGGCATCGAATGCTCCGTCGTCTCGACGATGGACATCACGGAGCTTTTGAAAGCCCGTGAAGATCTCGAACGGCAGAGAGGACGAATGCAGGCCGTCATCAATCTTCATCCAAGCGGCATAGCCCTCTTCGATTCAGACAGACGGCTCATCTTATGGAATAAACGATACGAAGAGCTGCTTCAGTATCCGGACCACTTTCTAAAGCGGAACGACATCCTGTTCGATGATGTGGTCCGGTTTAACCATGCCCGCGGGGACTATCCGGGCCTGACCGAACAGGAAGCCCTTGATTTCTTTCTCGAAAAGCTTGAAAAGGCCAGAACCGTCCACCTCGCCCGGCAACACAGGGGCGACCATATCTTTGAGATCGATGGCATCCCGCTTCCTGGAGAAGAAGCTCTGATCATTTATACCGACATCACCGATCTCAGCCATGCAGAAGAAGAGATGCGCATCCTTGCCAATCACGATCCGCTCACACATCTGCCGAACCGCAGGCAGCTTATGGATGCCCTGCACGCAATGCTCAGCGGAAAGCGAGAGCGACATACGGCGATCCTGCTTCTTGACCTCGACGATTTCAAACCGCTGAACGACCGATTCGGACATCAGACGGGCGATGTTTTCCTGGTCGAGATCGCCGACCGATTACGCCGTACGGTGCGCAGTAGCGATATCGTCGCTCGCATCGGAGGGGATGAATTCGTCGTCCTTCTTACAGGGCTTGATCCGCATCGTGAACAAGCATTAAAAGAGGCCACGGGCATTGCCGAGAAGATCCGGTCGGCCATCGGTCTTCCGTATTCATTAACCCTGACAGACGAACAGGCCGCCCGACGTTATGAGCATGCATGCAGTTGCAGCATCGGCATACGACTGCTACGAAACGAAACCGACGCCGATATGGTTATCCAGCAGGCCGATACGGCCATGTATTCGGCAAAGCGGGCCGGCAAGAATCAGATCGCATTTTACGGTGGTCCATAG